A stretch of Cloacibacillus sp. DNA encodes these proteins:
- a CDS encoding MarR family transcriptional regulator — translation MYGKIPDAELRRFYSLWRDMTVIYEEWSKAHGIGGSSVLVLHSLYYDRDGCTQRMICDRWLFPKQTVNAILKDFERRGLIEFSYLKSDRRNKLIHLTQEGEALAAAIIPELLELELHVMDRMGADGRGALIDGMARFVEYFREGLPEKR, via the coding sequence ATGTACGGAAAGATCCCCGACGCGGAGCTGCGGCGGTTTTACTCGCTGTGGCGCGATATGACCGTAATATACGAAGAATGGTCGAAGGCTCACGGAATCGGCGGCAGCTCGGTGCTGGTGCTTCATTCGCTCTACTATGACCGGGACGGATGTACGCAGAGGATGATCTGCGACAGGTGGCTTTTTCCCAAGCAGACGGTCAACGCGATATTAAAGGATTTTGAACGGCGCGGGCTGATAGAGTTTTCTTACCTGAAGTCGGACCGGAGGAATAAGCTGATACACCTTACGCAGGAGGGCGAGGCGCTGGCCGCCGCCATCATCCCCGAACTTCTGGAGCTGGAGCTGCATGTGATGGATAGAATGGGAGCGGACGGGCGCGGAGCCCTGATCGACGGCATGGCCCGCTTCGTTGAGTATTTCCGCGAGGGGCTGCCGGAGAAGAGATGA